The Pseudomonadota bacterium genome contains a region encoding:
- a CDS encoding aminotransferase class V-fold PLP-dependent enzyme: MKIYLDNNATTPVDSQVIEAMLPYFDVRFGNPSSGHRFGETARLGVERARGQIGALMNCHPDRLIFTSGGSEANNLAIFSAVHAAPGKKHIIASAVEHASVLEPLRYLEKQHGYTVELLPVDEKGGLSLENLALAIKSDTVLVSLMAANNETGVIWPLEKISAICMEKNVYYHCDAVQLIGKAALDLTALPIDYLAVSGHKLHGPKGVGVLYAKRTAPLSPIIHGAGQEKGNRAGTENVPGIVGLGMACELAGEHLGIFEKEVSVLRDLLENEIKTRIEDVMINGAGMPRLINTSNISFQYCSSAALIQELDEKGIAVSAHSACQSGDLDPSHVLAAMEIPETYLHGTLRISLSRMNSRADVDALLEILPAIVAKLRKGFAL; the protein is encoded by the coding sequence ATGAAAATCTATTTAGACAATAACGCAACAACGCCGGTGGATTCCCAGGTCATTGAGGCAATGCTGCCGTATTTCGATGTGCGGTTCGGCAATCCATCAAGCGGGCATCGGTTTGGTGAGACTGCAAGACTTGGAGTTGAAAGGGCACGGGGCCAGATCGGCGCTTTGATGAACTGTCATCCCGATAGATTGATTTTTACAAGCGGCGGCTCGGAAGCAAATAATCTGGCTATTTTCAGTGCGGTTCATGCCGCTCCTGGAAAAAAACATATCATTGCCTCGGCAGTTGAACATGCATCGGTTCTGGAACCCCTGCGCTATCTGGAAAAACAACATGGCTATACGGTAGAGTTGCTGCCGGTTGATGAAAAGGGCGGACTCAGCCTTGAAAATCTGGCCCTTGCAATAAAAAGCGACACGGTCCTTGTATCCCTGATGGCAGCCAACAATGAAACCGGAGTGATCTGGCCGCTGGAGAAAATCAGTGCCATCTGCATGGAGAAAAACGTTTATTATCACTGTGATGCGGTTCAATTGATCGGTAAGGCGGCGCTGGATCTAACAGCTCTGCCCATTGATTATCTGGCCGTTTCCGGACATAAACTGCATGGACCCAAAGGTGTCGGGGTGCTGTATGCGAAAAGAACCGCGCCGCTTTCACCAATAATCCATGGAGCCGGGCAGGAGAAGGGCAACCGGGCTGGCACGGAAAATGTCCCGGGCATTGTCGGCCTTGGCATGGCATGTGAGCTTGCAGGAGAGCACCTGGGTATCTTTGAAAAAGAGGTTTCCGTGCTTCGGGACCTGCTCGAAAATGAAATCAAAACAAGAATTGAAGATGTGATGATTAATGGCGCGGGTATGCCGCGTCTTATAAATACCAGCAATATCAGCTTTCAATATTGTTCTTCTGCGGCCCTGATCCAGGAGCTCGACGAAAAAGGTATCGCGGTTTCGGCGCATTCTGCCTGCCAGAGCGGCGACCTTGATCCTTCCCATGTGTTGGCTGCCATGGAGATCCCGGAAACTTATCTGCACGGAACGCTCAGGATAAGTTTGAGCAGAATGAATAGCCGGGCAGACGTTGATGCCCTGCTGGAAATCCTTCCGGCCATTGTTGCAAAGCTCCGAAAAGGGTTTGCTCTCTAA
- a CDS encoding serine/threonine protein phosphatase, translating into MNRTYVIGDIHGCHRSLLQLLDNIKPDIHNDTIIFLGDYIDRGPDSKEVINEILLLQARHDNVVTLMGNHELSFLKFLDGEKKSFFLEFGGVPTLQSYGAAPPYKAPQQHIPPEHLSFLKELHFYWEDDSYIYVHAGLKPGVHLTQQSSDWMLWSRSSFIQSDYDFGKKVIFGHTPFKEPFIQQNKIGIDTGSVYGGRLTCLILPDLEFVSVDGECHASGPF; encoded by the coding sequence ATGAATCGAACATATGTAATCGGTGACATACACGGCTGCCACAGATCCCTGCTACAGCTCCTTGATAATATCAAACCGGACATCCACAACGACACCATCATCTTCCTTGGCGACTATATTGACAGAGGACCAGACTCAAAAGAAGTAATCAATGAAATCCTCTTGCTTCAGGCCCGGCATGACAATGTCGTGACCCTTATGGGCAACCACGAGCTTTCCTTTCTTAAATTTCTAGATGGTGAAAAAAAGAGTTTTTTCCTTGAATTCGGCGGAGTCCCGACATTACAAAGTTATGGGGCGGCCCCCCCGTACAAAGCACCACAGCAACACATCCCCCCCGAACACCTTTCGTTTCTGAAAGAACTACACTTTTACTGGGAGGATGACTCCTATATATATGTCCATGCAGGCCTCAAGCCTGGCGTCCACCTCACCCAGCAATCATCCGACTGGATGCTCTGGTCAAGAAGTTCGTTTATTCAGTCTGATTACGATTTCGGGAAAAAAGTGATTTTCGGACATACACCATTCAAGGAGCCATTCATCCAACAAAACAAAATCGGCATTGATACCGGTTCGGTCTACGGCGGCAGGCTCACCTGTCTTATCCTGCCTGATCTTGAGTTTGTCTCGGTTGACGGAGAGTGCCACGCGTCAGGGCCTTTCTGA
- a CDS encoding polysaccharide export protein codes for MISSKRVRKTILLISICCFCGLLCAEFLAAEEAPAKIEPSQSAVKISDKSSYIIGLADRLEVQVWKEESLSRMVTVRIDGRISLPLVGDVDAAGRSLEGLTEVLKEKLSKVVSEPAVTVILIESRGQRYYVVGKINQPGEFTIDFPLTILQAIARSGGFLEWAERDDVVVVRRENGKETFLRFDYDAFIKGKNPGQNILIKPGDTILVP; via the coding sequence GTGATTTCAAGCAAAAGGGTAAGAAAGACGATTCTATTGATCAGTATTTGCTGCTTTTGCGGCCTTTTATGTGCTGAATTTTTGGCCGCCGAAGAAGCCCCTGCGAAGATTGAACCTTCTCAGTCGGCAGTGAAAATTTCGGACAAGAGCAGTTATATCATTGGGCTTGCAGACCGTCTGGAGGTTCAGGTATGGAAGGAAGAATCTCTTTCCCGGATGGTTACTGTGAGGATCGACGGCAGGATTTCATTGCCGCTGGTCGGAGATGTCGATGCTGCCGGTCGGTCTCTTGAAGGATTGACCGAGGTTTTGAAGGAGAAGTTGTCCAAGGTTGTATCTGAGCCGGCAGTTACGGTGATCCTCATAGAAAGTAGAGGTCAGCGATACTACGTGGTCGGCAAAATCAACCAGCCTGGTGAGTTCACAATCGATTTTCCTTTAACTATCCTGCAGGCCATCGCCCGAAGCGGCGGATTTCTTGAATGGGCCGAAAGGGATGATGTGGTTGTGGTGCGAAGGGAAAACGGCAAGGAAACGTTTCTGAGGTTTGATTATGATGCTTTTATCAAAGGAAAAAATCCCGGCCAGAATATTTTGATTAAACCCGGAGATACGATTTTAGTGCCTTGA